GTACAGGCCGTTGCTGGTCGGGTTGGCGAGGTCGGTGAAGAGCAGCACCTCGCGGACGCCGTCCGTCCGCGCCGCGGCCCGGCTGACCTCCGCGGTGACGGCGCCCGCGTAGCCGCGGCCCCGCAGGTGCGCGGGTGTGTAGACCGCGTTGACCCGGACCTGGCCGGCGACCGGCGGCGAACTTCCGGCCATGGCGACGGGCGTCCCGTCCGGGGTCTCCCAGAACAGCACGTCACCGCGCTCGGCACGGTCGGCGGCCCAGTCCGCCGGATCGCGGACGGCCGCCTCGCCGACGGCGATACCGAACTCCACGTACCAGCGGGCCAGCAGCTCCCGGTCCGCCGCGCCCGCGGAGCGCGCCCGGCCCGGCGGCGCGGGGCGCGGCGCGGTCAGCTCGCCCAGCCGGTACAGCCGCAGCCGCCGCTGGACGGCGGTGCGGGCGCCGGTGTGCCGCTGCCAGGCCGCGGCGAAGGCGGCGGCCGTGGCGTCGTCGGCGTTCACGCCGGTGAGGCCGCCGCTCCCGGCCTGCTCCCGCCCGGCCAGTCGCGCCGCCAGTACGTCGGCCTCCTGCCCGGTCAGCGCGGTGAGCACCAGCGGATGCGGCGGCGTACGCAGGAACGCCGCCCGCGCGCCGTGCCCGTCCGCTCCCGCCAGCACCCCGAACTCGGGGTCGCTCGCGCCGTACACCCCGGACCCGCGGGCGCGCAGGGTCTCCGTCACGGTCAGGTGCACGGTGTGCTGTGCGGGGCGCGAGCGCAGGAAGTCCCCGGCGCGGTGCAGGAATTCGTCCGGGTCACGGGTGAAGTGCCAGTCGTCGTGGGTCATGCCTCATGCTCCGCCGTCGCGCCCGGAGCCGCCTGTGATTTTTCCGGCGCGGCAACGAGGCGGCGGATCAGGGCAGTTCGGGCTCGGGGTCGGTGGCGAGGCGGGCGTGCAGGTGGCAGTCGCGGAAGGCGTCGTGGCGGCCCGCCTCCCACATGGCGCCGCGCGCGGTGCCCTCGTACGGGTAGCCGCAGCGCTCGGCGACGCGGCAGGACGCCTCGTGCCCGACGGCGTGGTCCAGTTCGAGGCGGTGCAGGCCGAACTCGTCGAAGGCCCAGCGTCCCGCGAGGCGCAGCGCGAGGGTCGCGACGCCGCGGCCCCGGGCCTCGGGCAGCACCCAGTAGCCGACCCGGCCGGACCGCATCGGGCGGCTGAGGACGCTGATCCCGACGTGCCCCAGGGTGGCGCCGGTCGCCTCGTCCGTGACGCAGAAGGGCATGCCCATGCCGCCCGTGGCGTTGTCCAGGTGGGAGGCGAGCGACTCCCGCGCGTCGGCCGGGCCTTGTTCCCTGACCAGCGGGGTGTTCCAGCGCAGGAACTCCGGGTCCGTCCGCCCGCGCAGCCACGCCGCCAGATCGGCCTCGGACTCCAGGTCCCACAGCCGCAGCCGCAGGCCGTGGCCGCCCAGCACGGGAGCGGGGTCGACGAGGGACTTCTCAGATATCTCGGCCATCCGGCCATTGTGGCCGAATCCACCGGGTCCGACACCTGAGTTGTCGCGGGGTAGGGCGCTCCGGCCCCGCACGCGGTCGCACATGATCAAGGCGCACGTGATCAATCCGCAACCAATTCCGGTCTTGACCGAGACCCATCAACCGGGTGCGTGATTACGCTCGCGCTCATGGCCGACTCCCCGTCCACCGCTGCCGCCCCCGCTCCCCCGCCCGTGCCCGCACCCTGGCAGACCGACCGGCCCGTCTACGTCATCGGGGGCGGTCCGGGCGGCCTGGCCGCCGCGTACGCGCTGCGCGCGCGGGGCGTGCGCGCCGTCGTGCTGGAGCGGTCCGACCGGGTCGGAGCCTCCTGGCGGGGGCACTACGACCGGCTGCGCCTGCACACCACCCGCCGGCTCTCCGCGCTGCCCGGACTGCCGATCCCGCGCCGGTTCGGCCGCTGGGTGGC
The sequence above is drawn from the Streptomyces sp. SAT1 genome and encodes:
- a CDS encoding GNAT family N-acetyltransferase; the protein is MTHDDWHFTRDPDEFLHRAGDFLRSRPAQHTVHLTVTETLRARGSGVYGASDPEFGVLAGADGHGARAAFLRTPPHPLVLTALTGQEADVLAARLAGREQAGSGGLTGVNADDATAAAFAAAWQRHTGARTAVQRRLRLYRLGELTAPRPAPPGRARSAGAADRELLARWYVEFGIAVGEAAVRDPADWAADRAERGDVLFWETPDGTPVAMAGSSPPVAGQVRVNAVYTPAHLRGRGYAGAVTAEVSRAAARTDGVREVLLFTDLANPTSNGLYQRIGYRPVSDFAVHAFTG
- a CDS encoding GNAT family N-acetyltransferase, whose translation is MAEISEKSLVDPAPVLGGHGLRLRLWDLESEADLAAWLRGRTDPEFLRWNTPLVREQGPADARESLASHLDNATGGMGMPFCVTDEATGATLGHVGISVLSRPMRSGRVGYWVLPEARGRGVATLALRLAGRWAFDEFGLHRLELDHAVGHEASCRVAERCGYPYEGTARGAMWEAGRHDAFRDCHLHARLATDPEPELP